A single region of the Saprospiraceae bacterium genome encodes:
- a CDS encoding SusC/RagA family TonB-linked outer membrane protein, whose translation MKSRMIYKPVQLMLLMAIYGATFLSPLGAHSSSSHFIATRLLTEVLDDFSEKYQVFFSYDSKAVQHVMVEFEFNAQEKFEPAINRLLKNSGFHYESYGEKFIIIYKETERGKRDTKQLRKHIQKIEKLEAGGNLTLLPKKARPVDNLGNIALGLSELNKLKTITGQVKSDEGEPLIGVNVLAKGYSTGTITDVDGKYTMEVADEVTALVFSFIGYRSQEIVIGNRSVIDVVLTLESELLGEVVITALGIQKESKKLGYATSNVSAEEINVNRSSNFMNALQGKVAGVNISSLGTGPGGTSKVRIRGQSSISGQNNPLIVVNGVPIDNTNFGTNPGNNGTDGALGTSGGGVTSDGGDGLNSINPDDIESMTVLKGAAAAALYGSRAKDGVIMITTKTKGEGTGIGVTYNINYTNETPLDFTDFQYEYGQGENGVRPTSANPTSGQWSFGEKFQPGMTQVLFDGVTVPYEPVFDRVRKFFRDGQNVNHSISLSSGGEKGGFNLSMSNLNSKGITPNNEFIRRTINLGFSYQLSEKLSFSGNVNYSNEHIQNPPNVAEQDNTIPVALYNMANSMPLDLLDEKKYNADGDEFVYSRFRNRTNPYWTLAEQFNEILRDRIFGNVSVKYDLLPWLYVQGRIGQDYWSRDQDFNGLPTGKASLGPAPAGFVNGTYQQESRRFRETNMDLLISASREFGSFGIDLTAGGNQMYRRSDRNLVQVTDFVVRDLYTVQNARVKNPTYGLSERGVNSLYGSAEISYKRTLYLNGTLRNDWFSTLSPENRSILYPSVSASYVFSESFTTLPKWLNFGKIRAAFAEVGSDTDVSPYSDVLFYNINANLFANPSGAFQPVGGSNTSQLPNPSLRPMRTSETEIGIDLRMFNNRLAIDLAAYHKITSDQIVSATISDASGFVNTLINSGESRNRGIEMLIDIAPVKNSNFQWNFVFNGSYNITKVLSLLTDTPGDNIRVGSHVFNGFLHHVVGEELGQLTGFGYRRDAQGRQIFGGNGVPLRSQNLVYFGSALPKWVGGFTNAFKYKGIQFTALIDFKLGHKMMSGTNFNLTRHGLHKMTLPGRETGVIGEGVNEQGETNTVAAGSQQYWEVVRSQQLVEPIVYDAGYWKLRQITIGYDFTRFLSDKFPVKSVVLSAVANNVAMLKKWVPNIDPETFGFSSDNVVGLESTGVPSTRSIGFNLNIKF comes from the coding sequence ATGAAATCGAGAATGATTTACAAACCTGTGCAACTCATGTTGCTAATGGCTATCTATGGTGCTACTTTTCTTTCGCCATTAGGAGCCCATTCTTCTTCTAGCCACTTTATTGCGACAAGACTACTTACAGAGGTGCTTGATGATTTTAGCGAAAAATACCAGGTGTTTTTTTCCTATGATTCAAAAGCCGTACAGCATGTTATGGTAGAATTCGAATTTAATGCGCAAGAAAAGTTTGAGCCTGCTATCAATCGCTTATTAAAAAACAGCGGTTTCCATTATGAGTCCTATGGCGAAAAGTTCATTATTATTTACAAGGAAACCGAAAGAGGAAAGCGAGATACCAAGCAACTGAGGAAGCACATTCAGAAAATCGAAAAATTGGAAGCAGGAGGGAATTTAACCCTACTTCCCAAAAAAGCTCGCCCTGTAGACAACTTAGGCAATATTGCGCTTGGTTTATCCGAATTAAATAAACTGAAGACGATCACAGGACAAGTAAAGTCTGATGAAGGTGAACCACTTATTGGGGTGAATGTATTGGCCAAAGGGTATTCTACCGGAACCATAACAGATGTCGATGGTAAATACACCATGGAAGTAGCAGATGAAGTTACGGCCTTGGTCTTTTCCTTTATCGGCTACCGAAGCCAGGAAATAGTCATTGGCAATCGGTCTGTCATTGATGTGGTTCTAACGCTTGAATCCGAATTATTAGGAGAGGTCGTTATCACAGCATTGGGCATCCAGAAGGAATCCAAGAAATTAGGCTACGCGACTTCTAATGTATCAGCTGAAGAGATCAATGTCAACCGAAGTTCCAATTTCATGAATGCTTTGCAGGGCAAAGTAGCTGGGGTGAATATTTCATCGCTGGGGACAGGGCCTGGTGGTACTTCTAAAGTGCGTATTCGTGGCCAATCTTCTATTTCAGGACAAAACAATCCCCTGATTGTTGTCAATGGGGTGCCGATTGACAACACCAACTTCGGTACGAATCCTGGTAATAATGGTACAGATGGGGCACTCGGAACCAGTGGTGGAGGGGTTACCTCCGATGGTGGCGACGGTCTGAATAGTATCAATCCGGATGACATTGAAAGCATGACCGTTTTGAAGGGAGCTGCCGCTGCTGCTTTGTACGGCTCCAGAGCCAAGGATGGCGTCATTATGATTACCACTAAAACCAAAGGAGAGGGCACGGGTATTGGCGTCACCTACAATATCAATTATACCAATGAAACTCCACTGGATTTTACGGACTTTCAATACGAATATGGCCAGGGAGAAAATGGCGTTCGGCCCACTTCGGCCAACCCTACTTCGGGTCAATGGTCATTTGGCGAAAAATTCCAGCCAGGGATGACACAAGTGCTTTTTGATGGTGTTACGGTTCCTTACGAACCCGTTTTTGATCGGGTAAGAAAGTTTTTCCGAGACGGGCAAAATGTTAACCATTCTATTTCTTTGTCTTCTGGCGGAGAAAAAGGAGGCTTCAACTTGTCGATGTCCAATTTGAATAGCAAGGGGATTACACCAAACAATGAATTCATCCGACGAACCATCAATTTAGGGTTCAGCTACCAGTTATCTGAAAAATTGAGTTTTTCGGGCAATGTAAACTACTCGAATGAACACATCCAAAATCCGCCTAATGTAGCAGAACAGGACAATACTATTCCTGTTGCCCTCTACAATATGGCCAATTCTATGCCGCTGGATTTATTAGATGAAAAAAAATACAATGCAGATGGAGATGAATTTGTTTATTCCAGGTTCCGAAATCGAACCAACCCTTACTGGACGTTAGCAGAACAATTCAATGAAATTCTCCGTGACCGTATCTTTGGTAATGTATCTGTTAAATATGACCTCTTGCCCTGGCTATATGTACAAGGCCGTATCGGGCAAGACTATTGGTCGCGCGATCAAGATTTTAATGGCTTGCCTACTGGTAAAGCTTCCTTGGGCCCTGCTCCTGCCGGTTTTGTCAATGGTACTTATCAACAAGAATCTCGAAGATTTCGGGAAACCAATATGGACCTCTTGATTTCCGCTTCCCGCGAATTTGGCAGTTTCGGTATTGACCTAACCGCTGGTGGCAATCAAATGTACCGACGGTCGGATCGAAATCTCGTCCAGGTTACCGACTTCGTGGTTCGGGATTTATACACTGTTCAAAATGCCCGGGTGAAAAACCCTACCTATGGTCTGTCGGAAAGAGGGGTGAACTCCCTCTATGGTTCGGCTGAAATATCTTACAAAAGAACGCTCTATTTGAATGGAACCCTTCGTAATGACTGGTTTTCTACCCTTTCACCGGAGAATAGGAGTATTTTATATCCCTCCGTGTCTGCGAGCTATGTCTTTTCCGAATCATTTACAACTTTACCTAAATGGTTAAATTTTGGAAAAATCAGAGCTGCCTTTGCAGAGGTGGGTAGTGATACTGATGTTTCTCCTTATTCTGATGTTTTATTCTATAACATCAACGCCAACTTATTTGCGAATCCTAGCGGGGCCTTCCAACCTGTAGGCGGTTCCAATACCAGTCAATTACCTAATCCGTCCTTGCGACCAATGCGTACTTCCGAAACGGAAATTGGCATTGACCTTAGAATGTTCAACAACCGCTTAGCGATCGACTTGGCGGCATATCACAAAATAACGAGTGATCAAATCGTTTCAGCTACCATTTCAGATGCTTCTGGTTTTGTCAATACCTTAATCAATAGTGGAGAAAGCCGAAACAGAGGGATAGAAATGCTCATTGACATTGCACCTGTCAAAAACAGCAATTTCCAGTGGAATTTCGTCTTTAATGGTTCCTACAACATTACCAAAGTATTGAGTTTATTAACGGACACCCCTGGTGATAACATCCGGGTGGGTAGTCACGTATTTAACGGATTCCTACACCATGTGGTGGGTGAAGAACTGGGACAATTGACGGGTTTTGGGTATCGAAGAGACGCACAGGGACGCCAGATTTTTGGCGGCAATGGAGTTCCCTTACGATCCCAGAACCTAGTTTATTTCGGAAGTGCCTTGCCCAAATGGGTGGGCGGTTTTACCAATGCCTTCAAATACAAAGGCATTCAATTCACCGCCTTAATTGATTTCAAATTGGGCCATAAAATGATGTCTGGTACCAATTTCAATTTGACTCGTCATGGGTTGCACAAAATGACACTTCCTGGTAGAGAAACAGGGGTCATTGGTGA
- a CDS encoding alpha/beta hydrolase-fold protein: MKKRLFRIFIYGSILFGLYGAYRYYSHYKEEQRKAAYYENLVDTSSPTVTVLRDTIAIGYQNEKRTLHIYVPPEYDKDTVSRYPVMYFLDGESSFNDLENMGPEWQIDEVINAAAANGQQTAIVIGINQAAERDPEYTPFVNDDNPNAHGEAFAKWVTTDLKDWVDANYRTKREPTATTIGGISRSGMMAYYMLMAHPDVFGNAIIQSPSMWVDYDRLMAMPLSKAQLDDKKIFVSVGEYEGRIMIPHARNVYEKFKAMGLGEDKLRFEIIPKEGHWHVTWRKSFALAYPWLMQ; this comes from the coding sequence ATGAAAAAACGACTTTTCCGTATTTTTATATATGGATCAATACTGTTTGGGCTTTATGGCGCCTATCGATATTATAGCCACTACAAGGAAGAACAACGAAAAGCTGCCTACTACGAAAACCTGGTAGACACCTCCTCTCCTACCGTTACGGTACTGCGAGATACTATAGCTATAGGGTATCAAAATGAAAAGCGTACCCTCCATATCTATGTACCTCCTGAATATGATAAAGACACTGTGAGTCGGTATCCAGTGATGTATTTTCTGGACGGAGAATCATCGTTCAATGATCTTGAAAACATGGGACCTGAGTGGCAAATAGATGAGGTGATTAATGCCGCTGCGGCCAATGGCCAACAGACCGCCATCGTGATCGGAATCAATCAGGCAGCAGAAAGAGACCCAGAATATACCCCCTTTGTGAATGATGATAATCCGAATGCACACGGCGAAGCATTTGCCAAATGGGTAACAACAGATCTCAAGGATTGGGTTGACGCCAATTACCGCACCAAGCGAGAACCCACAGCGACTACCATAGGAGGAATCTCGCGTAGTGGCATGATGGCCTATTATATGTTGATGGCACATCCGGATGTATTTGGCAATGCAATCATTCAGTCTCCATCTATGTGGGTAGACTACGACCGTCTCATGGCTATGCCTCTTTCCAAGGCACAGTTGGATGATAAGAAAATATTCGTAAGTGTAGGTGAGTATGAAGGCCGTATTATGATCCCTCACGCAAGGAACGTCTATGAAAAATTTAAAGCCATGGGACTCGGTGAAGATAAATTACGTTTTGAAATCATCCCCAAGGAAGGGCATTGGCATGTGACATGGCGTAAGTCTTTTGCATTGGCCTACCCTTGGCTGATGCAGTGA
- a CDS encoding FecR domain-containing protein encodes MLKKKFPRVRVYPSGIRNIIEFLFLTIVVIDLMHATVINSRSAGNDQTLTKNGEGKNMINQAIIKKYLNGEASEKELALMKRYLAGKDLSLLKEYMAQDWSNDTNWETELPEALSIEMFQKIKDEIVQQKVKPIQRSHDNRRGLVAAAIILALGLSIFIPWKHPDSMVLCTTDYGEWKTLELPDGSWVKLNANATLKYANHWSASEDRRVWLTGEAFFKVEKKPETNAKFSVITNDLEVEVLGTSFNVNSRGMQTDVFLEEGSIKLSMGEQQDTMKAGEFVAYSAKQKLILERHNDTKSELLTSWKDGVLMLKDKRVSEILKKIEEIYGVKAIVSDSTLLKKIKTVAVPMDELKIALPVLEGTFEVKITQQKDVLLIK; translated from the coding sequence ATGCTCAAAAAAAAATTTCCCCGCGTAAGGGTATACCCATCCGGCATTCGTAATATAATAGAATTTCTTTTTCTGACAATTGTTGTGATTGACTTAATGCATGCAACGGTCATCAACAGTAGATCAGCTGGTAATGATCAGACGCTTACAAAAAATGGCGAAGGCAAGAACATGATAAACCAAGCAATTATTAAAAAATACCTGAATGGGGAAGCAAGTGAAAAAGAACTGGCGTTAATGAAACGCTATTTGGCAGGAAAAGATCTTTCCCTTCTAAAGGAGTATATGGCCCAAGATTGGTCAAACGATACCAATTGGGAGACCGAACTACCCGAAGCACTTTCGATCGAAATGTTCCAAAAGATTAAAGATGAAATCGTCCAGCAAAAAGTAAAACCTATTCAACGCAGCCATGACAACCGAAGAGGCTTAGTGGCTGCTGCTATTATTCTGGCACTGGGGCTGAGCATTTTCATCCCTTGGAAACACCCTGATTCGATGGTGCTTTGCACCACCGACTATGGCGAGTGGAAAACCCTGGAATTACCGGATGGTTCCTGGGTGAAACTTAATGCAAACGCTACCTTAAAGTATGCCAATCATTGGTCTGCCTCCGAAGACCGAAGGGTCTGGCTAACAGGGGAGGCTTTTTTCAAAGTGGAAAAAAAACCCGAAACCAATGCCAAATTTAGCGTCATCACCAATGACCTGGAAGTAGAGGTATTAGGAACTTCCTTTAATGTGAATAGCAGAGGAATGCAAACCGATGTTTTTTTGGAGGAAGGAAGCATCAAACTCTCGATGGGAGAACAACAAGACACCATGAAAGCAGGTGAGTTTGTTGCTTATTCGGCCAAGCAAAAATTAATCCTGGAACGCCACAACGATACTAAAAGTGAATTATTAACCTCCTGGAAAGACGGTGTACTTATGCTTAAAGATAAAAGGGTATCGGAAATATTGAAAAAAATCGAAGAAATATACGGCGTTAAAGCCATTGTCTCCGATTCGACCCTACTCAAAAAAATTAAGACGGTAGCCGTACCTATGGACGAATTGAAAATAGCTTTACCTGTTTTGGAGGGTACTTTCGAAGTCAAGATTACACAGCAAAAGGATGTACTATTAATTAAATAA
- a CDS encoding RNA polymerase sigma-70 factor: MQRLLEQLHENNEAAFAEIYRLIHQKIYNFIFRYVQDPANAKELTQRFFVKLWEKRHSLSKEKPLESQAFVIARNLVIDDLRKSAREAAFKLHYQSRHNTFSLITEEALLFDNLQEHFEAAIEALPQKRKEIFQLNRYGGHTYVEIAHQLSISPKTVETQMSKALKVLRAKLSTFLTILL, translated from the coding sequence ATGCAACGCTTACTAGAACAGCTGCATGAAAATAATGAAGCAGCTTTTGCAGAAATTTATCGCCTTATTCACCAGAAGATCTATAATTTCATCTTTCGGTACGTTCAAGACCCAGCCAATGCTAAGGAATTGACTCAACGATTTTTTGTCAAATTGTGGGAAAAACGACATAGCCTTTCCAAAGAAAAACCACTAGAAAGCCAAGCCTTTGTCATTGCTCGAAACCTCGTTATTGATGACCTACGTAAAAGCGCAAGAGAAGCTGCCTTTAAATTACATTACCAATCCAGACACAACACCTTTAGCTTGATCACGGAGGAGGCGCTCCTATTCGACAATCTTCAGGAACATTTCGAAGCAGCTATAGAAGCCCTTCCACAAAAAAGAAAAGAAATCTTCCAATTAAATCGCTACGGAGGGCATACCTACGTCGAAATTGCCCATCAACTTTCCATTTCCCCCAAAACAGTGGAAACGCAAATGAGTAAAGCATTAAAGGTTCTACGCGCTAAACTCAGTACTTTCCTTACTATTTTACTCTAA